Genomic DNA from Acanthopagrus latus isolate v.2019 chromosome 2, fAcaLat1.1, whole genome shotgun sequence:
CCTTGAGGCTGTCCCTTTCCAGCGATCTTCTTGGAGCACTCCAGCAAAGCGTTGTGGATGTCTTTGGCGCAGGAAATCTGAGACTTGATCATGCCGAGGTACTGGGCGTAAGACATGGACTCTGTCTGCACCGTGTCTGGCTTGGTGGCTGTCGGGACCAAGTTGGGTGAATGTTTGGCACTGTCAATGCTCTGGGAGAGGCACTCGTACGCCAGCCGCTGTACAGGGAAGAAACAGGAGATTTTACATGTAGATAGAATATGTGTCAAGAAGAAACTACAGGACAGAAGTAGGTTGATTCAAACCGATGCTGATACAATATATCAAAAGTAACtatttcaccttttttccaATATTATGTTGATGCAGAAGTCAGGGTGTGTTatggctgctgtgtgcatgATTTTAGTCAATACAGTTGTTATAATAATGCTCCGCTCCACTGCACTTTTCAATAGTTGACAAACCTGCCTAGATAAAGTAAACTATGTGTGTCAGTTTCAATTATGACCTGACAAGAGACTGCAGGTGTAAATGAGCTTTTGTACTCTGCATCAAATGGTGACATCTGTGTATAATGTTGTACATGGTCCCtctacaaataaaataaattagataaaaataaaaagctagGTATCATGTTAATGCCTCTTGTGAGGTGGGTTGCCAATTCCTTACAGGATGGTCATTCAGTCCTCCATCTAATAAATGTTAAGTGTGACTTTAATTATgtcacagaggcagagaaattaaattttggaactttttgattaaaaatgaacgAAGAGAATTTAAATCCGTTAAAATCGGATTTTGTTGCTAAAAGGATCAAATAAAATGATGGTTGCCAAACAACATATTGGtgatgtgtgtgcattgtgtttgaGTCTTACCAAACACAGCTCCAATTGATCACAGAGGGCATAAAATTCCTCTAAGCTTTTGTCAAAGCGCTGAACAGAGGCGTCGCTGCTTTTGCtaaaccagaaaacacaacaggctcgttacaacaaacaaaaaaaacacagagaccaGACTGACAGACATGTCTACtctcacccccccacccccaacgTGGCAACTTACATGCCGTTGTCAATTGACGTGTTATGGGCCAAATTCAGGGACGCAATCTTCATCAGGTTCTGGACATATAAACAAAAGAGATACGTTTAATATGGGTAAGAACAGTCGTGTCATGTATTTATGAAACTACAGTATTTAGACTTTTGTTGTCGTTACCAGCTGTTACGGCCAATTGTCGATAGTTACCTGGAGACTCTCCTTCAGCTGGGGAATGAGCATCTTGAATCTATGCACCGGATCGAAGTCTTGCTGTTGACtcagttgttgctgttgtaatcCGGGCTGAGACATCGGTCcaccagcctgctgctgttgagaCGCCATCTTGACCGGCTTCGACTCACACAAGCCGGATGAAGCGTAAAATAGCCGCTTCgtcacttttcaaaataaaagcttttcttcAAATAGATTGCTTTCAGAATTGAACAATTACACAATCACTGCCCTCTTTCTGTAACACTGACCAGCACATACCACATTCTCACTTAATACCCCGTTTCTTTACCCACGTATATGGTACAGTCCCATTGCAtatatgtgcatgcatgttggGAACTCTGTAAAATGCGTTTATGTCACTTTcttattgtatattttttatgatttgctatgtgtgttttctgcagtatACATTCTTCCACTTGGGATTGATAGACTCAGCTTGTACACAatactgtcagtgtgtgcttgtgcacccctgtgcttttccttttacatacataaaaagaaaacttgaagcCAGTAACGCCCTGTGTGTTCAGTCAACAACAGCTCGACCTCGACCACTGAGGGCAAGAAGAGTAACATCATAGTGTCCAAAACTCTCCACTAACATCACCCACACTAATCAAActgttgtttcctccagcagagatgacCCATGGCACTGAAGTCAAGATCCACTCctgatttgtgtctctttatctgAACAGATCAGTCCCTGCTCATCTGTGGTCTGCAAGCAGCTGTGATGGTTCTTATATTAGTCAGGATcgctgtctgttttgtttggaagAATGTGAAATATGAGAAAGCTGAAGGCTCTGCCGACGGACTATGAGAACTCTGTTGTGATGGTTCAAGTGAAAAGTTCTGCATCTGAACTTTAACTTTTTGAACCAACGCTTCAGTGTcgcctctcagctgctgtgattggacACGAGTCTTCAtggatgtaaaaacagattAGAGTCAAAATTATAATCTCCTCTTATTCCTCTCAAATTCACTACTTAGCAGCTCACAATCACCTTCCCATGATAAGTCTCCCagtgttttcttcatttgtgtcactgtggaGGCTCTGATTGAACAATGTGTGTTGTGACTCAGGTTCTATGATCACAAATGGAGCTGTCTGACTTTTATGTTTCatatatgtttaatatttttcttcacAGAGAAAAGTTGATGTTTATGGATATAAactgtgttcatgttttaactgtatattctaaaaatgttgatttggtATCTTAAAGAGCAAACTGTCATTTTATGAGCATTTTCACACGTGATTGATGTGTTGTTAATTCTGTCACTGagtaataatgtaaataatgtcaaaattattttaatcaagctttaatttagtttattgtTCTGTATTCAaaacctgtcagtcagtcatgtgACATCAGTCAGTCCATGAAAGCCTCCTGTATGTTGACATTCTGAtcatgaactgttcctttaatgacagctgacaccagattcatcatcagtatcagGTGTAAGGTTTCCCTCTAGTGGCTCACAGAGGAGTTACTGCTGTTGCTTTCATTGACTGAACAAGTGCAGCATCTACACACAGTACATGGTGGCTGGCATGCGCCTTAAATATTGTGTGCggccaataaacacagagaggaagaacaaacacactgttgtcgCGCTCATAACaccaaactgctgcacctgtgtagagCTACACAATGTAGACAGGAGCCAGACATGTTGTCACtggtgtggatgtttttttacaaaacCATTTATATGTTCTACTAGCATCAAGCTTCATTGAACAGTGGTCAGTGGAGGGCGACAGCTTCTaatgagaggacagagagaggaagatgatgtGAGGAATTATACACATGAGCTTCAAACCCAGAACATTACAGAGAAATAGCTCCAGACCGCTGTGGGCCAACAGAACAGTGTGGTCAAAAAAATATTACACTATTTACAATCCTGACTGGGCGAAACTTTCACTGTGGTCAAGCCAGCCGTGGTTCGCCTTCGCTTGGTCAAATCAACTGCACCTTTTTTCCAGTGCACAAATGCACTTTTGAAGAGCTTCAGGGAGTGAATTTGgggcagactgcagtctcacaatcaGACCCATAAAATATACCatacttttacagtaattatttgCGAATGCATAATATGAAGTACTTCTTATTATGCATAcaagtagtctaggaagtataattactgtaaaagtgttgaatatttcatgggtctgattgtgagat
This window encodes:
- the med29 gene encoding mediator of RNA polymerase II transcription subunit 29, which translates into the protein MASQQQQAGGPMSQPGLQQQQLSQQQDFDPVHRFKMLIPQLKESLQNLMKIASLNLAHNTSIDNGIKSSDASVQRFDKSLEEFYALCDQLELCLRLAYECLSQSIDSAKHSPNLVPTATKPDTVQTESMSYAQYLGMIKSQISCAKDIHNALLECSKKIAGKGQPQGIM